Proteins co-encoded in one Ralstonia sp. RRA genomic window:
- the rnc gene encoding ribonuclease III, producing MSLEALQQRLGYRFSKPELLQQALTHRSHSAMHNERLEFLGDSILNCAVADMLYGMFGKLDEGDLSRVRANLVKQQALYEIAQMLQLPDALRLGEGELKSGGFRRPSILADALEAIFGAVFLDGGFDAARTLIRKLYIPILEQVDPRTLGKDAKTLLQEYLQGHKIALPLYTVVATHGAAHNQQFEVECTIPKLEIRVSGNGASRRAAEQSAAKLALEEAHRLVPQLVKRSRAERTGKTRKQATPPDPQLSLRLKE from the coding sequence ATGAGTTTGGAAGCACTACAGCAACGTCTTGGCTACCGCTTCAGCAAACCGGAGTTGCTGCAGCAGGCGCTCACCCATCGCAGCCATAGTGCGATGCATAACGAGCGCCTGGAGTTTCTGGGTGATTCGATCCTGAACTGTGCCGTCGCCGACATGCTCTACGGCATGTTCGGCAAGCTGGATGAGGGCGATCTGTCGCGTGTGCGGGCCAACCTGGTCAAGCAGCAGGCGCTGTACGAAATCGCGCAGATGTTGCAGTTGCCCGACGCGCTGCGCCTGGGCGAAGGTGAGTTGAAGAGCGGTGGCTTCCGTCGGCCGTCCATCCTGGCCGATGCGCTGGAAGCCATTTTCGGGGCGGTATTCCTCGATGGCGGTTTCGATGCCGCCCGCACGCTGATCCGCAAGCTCTACATCCCGATCCTGGAGCAGGTCGACCCGCGCACGCTTGGCAAGGACGCCAAGACGCTGCTGCAGGAGTACCTCCAAGGTCACAAAATTGCGCTACCGCTGTACACGGTGGTTGCCACCCACGGCGCGGCGCATAATCAGCAATTCGAGGTCGAGTGCACGATCCCGAAGCTGGAGATTCGCGTCTCCGGCAACGGGGCATCGCGGCGCGCGGCCGAACAATCGGCGGCCAAGCTGGCCCTGGAAGAAGCACATCGCCTGGTGCCGCAGCTCGTCAAGCGCAGCCGCGCCGAGCGCACCGGCAAGACGCGCAAACAGGCCACGCCGCCCGATCCGCAGTTGTCTCTCAGGTTGAAGGAATAA
- the lepA gene encoding translation elongation factor 4, with product MDNIRNFSIIAHIDHGKSTLADRIIQLCGGLSDREMEAQVLDSMDIEKERGITIKAQTAALSYKAQDGKVYNLNLIDTPGHVDFSYEVSRSLSACEGALLVVDASQGVEAQTVANCYTAIELGVEVVPVLNKIDLPAADPENAIQEIEDVIGIDATDATRCSAKTGVGVADVLEALIAKVPAPKGDPAAPLQALIIDSWFDNYVGVVMLVRVVNGTLRAKDKVLLMATGAQHLVEQVGVFSPKSMPRESLSAGQVGFVIAGIKELKAAKVGDTITHVAPRKAEAPLPGFKEVKPQVFAGLYPVEANQYEALRESLEKLKLNDASLQYEPEVSQALGFGFRCGFLGLLHMEIVQERLEREFDMDLITTAPTVVYQVQQRDGTMIQVENPAKMPADPSKIEAILEPIVTVNLYMPQDYVGAVITLCEQKRGSQINMSYHGRQVQLTYEIPMGEIVLDFFDRLKSVSRGYASMDYEFKEYRVSDVVKVDILINGDKVDALSIIVHRSNSTYRGREVAAKMREIIPRQMYDVAIQAAIGANVIARENVKALRKNVLAKCYGGDISRKKKLLEKQKEGKKRMKQVGTVEIPQEAFLAILRVEEK from the coding sequence ATGGACAATATCCGTAATTTCTCGATCATCGCCCACATCGACCACGGCAAATCGACGCTGGCCGATCGCATCATCCAGTTGTGTGGGGGGCTCTCCGACCGCGAGATGGAAGCCCAGGTGCTGGACTCGATGGATATCGAGAAAGAGCGCGGCATCACCATCAAGGCCCAGACCGCTGCGCTGTCCTACAAGGCGCAGGACGGCAAGGTCTACAACCTCAACCTGATCGATACCCCGGGGCACGTCGACTTCAGCTATGAAGTCAGCCGCTCGCTGTCCGCCTGCGAAGGCGCGCTGCTGGTGGTGGACGCCTCGCAGGGCGTGGAAGCGCAGACGGTTGCCAACTGCTACACCGCCATCGAACTGGGGGTGGAAGTGGTGCCGGTGCTCAACAAGATCGACTTGCCGGCCGCCGACCCGGAAAACGCCATCCAGGAAATCGAAGACGTGATCGGCATCGATGCAACCGACGCAACGCGCTGCTCCGCCAAGACCGGGGTGGGCGTGGCGGACGTGCTGGAAGCGCTGATCGCCAAGGTGCCGGCGCCCAAGGGTGATCCGGCCGCGCCGTTGCAGGCGCTGATCATCGATTCGTGGTTCGACAACTACGTCGGCGTGGTGATGCTGGTGCGTGTGGTGAACGGCACGCTGCGCGCCAAGGACAAGGTCCTGCTGATGGCAACCGGCGCGCAGCATCTGGTGGAACAGGTCGGTGTGTTCTCGCCGAAGTCGATGCCGCGTGAATCGCTGTCGGCGGGGCAGGTGGGTTTCGTCATCGCCGGCATCAAGGAACTGAAGGCCGCGAAGGTGGGCGACACGATCACGCACGTGGCGCCGCGCAAGGCCGAAGCGCCGCTGCCGGGCTTCAAGGAAGTCAAGCCGCAGGTGTTTGCCGGCCTGTATCCGGTGGAAGCCAATCAATACGAAGCGCTGCGCGAATCGCTGGAAAAGCTCAAGCTGAACGATGCGTCGCTGCAGTACGAGCCAGAAGTGTCGCAGGCGCTGGGCTTTGGCTTCCGTTGCGGCTTCCTGGGCCTGCTGCACATGGAGATCGTGCAGGAGCGCCTGGAGCGCGAATTCGACATGGACCTGATCACCACTGCACCGACGGTGGTCTATCAGGTGCAGCAGCGCGACGGCACCATGATCCAGGTCGAAAACCCGGCCAAGATGCCGGCAGACCCGAGCAAGATCGAGGCAATCCTCGAGCCGATCGTCACGGTCAACCTGTACATGCCGCAGGACTACGTGGGCGCCGTGATCACGCTGTGCGAGCAGAAGCGCGGCTCGCAGATCAACATGAGCTACCACGGTCGCCAGGTCCAACTGACGTACGAGATCCCCATGGGCGAAATCGTGCTGGACTTCTTCGATCGGCTGAAGTCCGTCTCGCGCGGTTATGCGTCGATGGACTACGAGTTCAAGGAATACCGCGTGTCGGACGTGGTCAAGGTCGACATCCTGATCAACGGCGACAAGGTCGATGCGCTGTCCATCATCGTGCACCGCTCCAACAGCACGTATCGTGGCCGTGAAGTCGCCGCCAAGATGCGCGAGATCATTCCGCGCCAGATGTACGACGTGGCCATCCAGGCGGCCATCGGTGCCAACGTGATTGCGCGTGAGAACGTCAAGGCGCTGCGCAAGAACGTGCTGGCCAAATGCTACGGCGGCGATATCTCGCGCAAGAAGAAGCTCCTCGAGAAGCAGAAAGAGGGCAAGAAGCGCATGAAGCAGGTCGGCACCGTTGAAATTCCGCAAGAGGCCTTCCTGGCCATCCTGCGCGTCGAAGAAAAATAA
- a CDS encoding glutaredoxin family protein gives MIELTLYGRSYCHLCDDMKVALEPFQRGFSFVLHEVDVDSDPALEARFGELVPVLMTGAPDAPHGEAQELCHYFLDASAVHEWLAQQLALG, from the coding sequence GTGATTGAGCTGACGCTGTACGGCCGCTCGTACTGCCATTTGTGCGACGACATGAAGGTCGCGCTGGAGCCGTTCCAGCGCGGCTTTTCGTTTGTGCTGCACGAGGTGGATGTCGATAGCGATCCAGCGTTGGAAGCGCGTTTCGGCGAGCTGGTGCCGGTGCTGATGACGGGCGCGCCGGACGCGCCGCATGGCGAGGCGCAGGAGTTGTGCCACTACTTTCTGGACGCGTCTGCCGTGCATGAGTGGCTCGCGCAACAGCTGGCGCTCGGCTGA
- the recO gene encoding DNA repair protein RecO, producing MAGRSDPIPDEAAEWLAEEGVAGAAPRRSFPAGRSETRVAAQPAFVLHSYPYRETSLIIDVFTPDYGRMALVAKGAKRPHSALRAVLQTFQPLSVSWSGRGDVRTLTRAEWVGGMVPLGGEGLLSGFYLNELLVKFVAREDGHPVLFAHYVETLNKLAHGEPAALTLRAFERVLLRETGFAAQLDRCIDGEPVQADGDYVYHPERGIRRVLPSDPSSWPVLRGQTLIDMERDDYASRPTTAQQSRSLMRFLLHYHLHGTPLSTRQILIDLQKL from the coding sequence ATGGCGGGACGATCCGATCCGATTCCGGACGAGGCGGCGGAATGGCTGGCCGAAGAAGGCGTTGCCGGCGCCGCGCCGCGCAGGAGCTTTCCTGCCGGGCGCTCTGAGACGCGCGTAGCGGCGCAGCCGGCCTTCGTGCTGCACAGCTATCCGTACCGCGAGACCAGCCTCATCATCGACGTTTTCACGCCGGACTACGGCCGCATGGCGTTGGTGGCCAAGGGCGCCAAGCGACCGCATTCGGCGCTGCGCGCGGTGCTGCAGACGTTCCAGCCGCTGTCGGTGTCATGGAGTGGTCGCGGCGATGTACGCACGTTGACCCGCGCGGAATGGGTCGGTGGCATGGTGCCGCTGGGTGGCGAAGGGCTGTTGTCGGGCTTCTATCTGAACGAACTGCTGGTCAAGTTCGTCGCCCGCGAAGACGGCCACCCGGTGCTGTTCGCGCACTACGTCGAAACACTCAACAAGCTCGCTCACGGTGAACCCGCCGCGCTGACACTGCGCGCGTTTGAGCGTGTGCTCCTGCGGGAAACCGGCTTTGCTGCCCAACTGGATCGATGTATCGACGGCGAGCCGGTGCAGGCCGATGGCGACTACGTGTATCACCCTGAGCGCGGCATCCGTCGCGTGTTGCCGAGTGACCCCTCCTCGTGGCCCGTGCTGCGCGGCCAGACCCTGATCGACATGGAGCGCGACGACTACGCCTCACGCCCCACGACTGCCCAGCAGAGCCGCAGCCTGATGCGTTTCCTGCTGCATTATCATTTGCACGGCACGCCGCTTTCGACGCGCCAGATCCTGATCGACTTGCAGAAACTATGA
- the acpS gene encoding holo-ACP synthase, protein MSEQAAAARVSGAIYGIGTDIIQIERVEGVMQRTNGRFAEKVLGPDELRVYHARKARSERRGLAFLATRFAAKEAVSKAIGLGMRWPMTWRAVQTLNLPSGQPVVRYSGELADWIAQHGLHIQISVTDERDYAVAFAVAELQTKPTA, encoded by the coding sequence ATGAGCGAACAAGCCGCTGCCGCCAGGGTGTCCGGCGCCATCTATGGCATCGGGACGGACATCATCCAGATCGAGCGTGTCGAGGGCGTGATGCAGCGGACCAACGGCCGCTTCGCCGAAAAGGTGCTCGGGCCGGATGAGCTGCGGGTCTACCACGCACGCAAGGCACGCTCCGAGCGCCGCGGGTTGGCTTTTCTGGCGACGCGCTTTGCCGCCAAGGAAGCCGTGTCCAAGGCCATCGGCCTGGGCATGCGTTGGCCGATGACGTGGCGCGCCGTGCAGACGCTCAACCTGCCCTCCGGGCAACCCGTGGTGCGCTACAGCGGCGAACTGGCCGACTGGATTGCGCAGCATGGCCTCCACATCCAGATCAGCGTGACGGACGAGCGCGATTACGCAGTTGCTTTTGCCGTCGCCGAGTTGCAAACGAAACCCACCGCATGA
- the lepB gene encoding signal peptidase I gives MNFALILFILVVITGIAWVADKLVFQRQRQAAAATALAEFDARAQVQAQYGGGGDIGTARLQLAEDKLRQPWWLEYTASFFPVIAAVFLLRSFVIEPFKIPSGSMIPTLQIGDFILVNKYTYGIRLPIVNKKIVEMNQPQRGDVMVFRYPKDESMDYIKRVIGVPGDVVKYDNKRLTVNDQPATYAPQSDYLDGERLTYSKQYQETLGTVSHNILNDADRPAYVSGPDDFPFRENCTYNQTGFTCKVPAGHYFMMGDNRDNSADSRYWGFVPDKNIVGKAFFIWMNLGDLKRIGGFH, from the coding sequence ATGAACTTCGCCCTGATCCTGTTTATTCTTGTCGTCATCACCGGTATTGCGTGGGTGGCTGACAAGCTCGTATTCCAGCGCCAGCGTCAAGCCGCAGCAGCGACCGCGCTGGCTGAATTCGATGCGCGTGCGCAAGTGCAAGCCCAGTACGGCGGTGGTGGCGACATCGGCACCGCGCGTCTGCAATTGGCCGAAGACAAGCTGCGCCAGCCGTGGTGGCTGGAGTACACCGCCAGTTTCTTCCCGGTGATTGCCGCGGTATTTCTGCTGCGCTCGTTCGTGATTGAGCCGTTCAAGATTCCGTCGGGCTCGATGATCCCGACGCTGCAGATCGGCGACTTCATCCTCGTCAACAAATACACGTACGGCATTCGTCTGCCGATCGTGAACAAGAAGATTGTCGAGATGAACCAGCCGCAGCGCGGCGACGTGATGGTCTTCCGCTACCCGAAAGACGAGTCGATGGACTACATCAAGCGCGTGATCGGCGTGCCGGGCGACGTGGTCAAGTACGACAACAAGCGTCTGACGGTGAATGACCAGCCTGCCACGTATGCGCCGCAGTCCGATTACCTCGATGGCGAGCGCCTGACGTATTCCAAGCAGTACCAGGAAACGCTCGGCACGGTCTCGCACAACATCCTGAACGACGCCGATCGCCCCGCCTATGTGTCCGGCCCGGACGATTTTCCGTTCCGCGAGAACTGCACTTACAATCAGACCGGCTTTACCTGCAAGGTACCTGCAGGTCACTATTTCATGATGGGCGATAATCGCGACAACAGCGCGGACTCCCGTTACTGGGGCTTCGTGCCGGACAAGAACATCGTCGGGAAAGCGTTCTTCATTTGGATGAACCTGGGTGACCTGAAGCGGATCGGCGGCTTCCATTGA
- the era gene encoding GTPase Era, whose product MSDTPLQPPQPESGTPEGFRCGMVAIVGRPNVGKSTLMNALVGQKVSITSRKAQTTRHRITGIQTTDDAQFVFVDTPGFQTRHATALNRSLNRAVTSTLTSVDAVLFVVEAGRYGPDDEKVLSLLPRETPVILIVNKVDRLDGYTRAEMVATFLQDMAQVFPFAEIVPMSAKNRDDIDRLLGIVRPYLPEGEPMYDPEALTDRSERFLAAEIVREKVFRWTGDELPYSSTVVVDKFETEGRLRRVFVTILVDRDAHKAMIIGAKGAKLKQISTEARMDMEKLFDGKVYLEVWIKVKSGWADNEAGLRAYGYE is encoded by the coding sequence ATGAGCGACACCCCATTGCAGCCTCCGCAGCCAGAATCTGGCACGCCGGAGGGGTTCCGCTGCGGCATGGTCGCCATTGTTGGGCGGCCGAACGTCGGCAAATCCACGCTGATGAACGCCCTGGTGGGCCAGAAGGTCAGCATCACGTCGCGCAAGGCGCAGACCACGCGGCATCGCATCACCGGCATCCAGACGACGGACGACGCGCAGTTCGTCTTCGTCGATACGCCGGGCTTCCAGACGCGCCATGCTACCGCGCTCAACCGCTCGTTGAATCGCGCGGTCACTTCCACGCTCACGTCGGTGGATGCCGTGCTGTTCGTGGTCGAAGCTGGCCGCTACGGCCCGGACGATGAGAAGGTGCTCTCGCTGTTGCCGCGCGAGACGCCTGTGATCCTGATCGTCAATAAGGTTGACCGGCTGGATGGTTACACGCGTGCCGAGATGGTGGCCACGTTCCTGCAGGACATGGCGCAGGTGTTTCCGTTTGCCGAAATCGTGCCGATGTCCGCCAAGAACCGCGACGATATCGACCGCCTGCTCGGCATCGTGCGTCCGTACCTGCCGGAAGGCGAACCGATGTACGACCCGGAAGCGCTGACCGATCGCAGCGAGCGCTTCCTGGCCGCCGAGATCGTCCGCGAGAAAGTCTTCCGCTGGACGGGCGATGAGTTGCCGTACTCCAGCACCGTCGTTGTCGACAAGTTCGAGACCGAAGGGCGCCTGCGCCGCGTGTTCGTCACCATCCTGGTTGACCGCGATGCGCACAAGGCCATGATCATTGGTGCGAAGGGCGCCAAGCTCAAGCAGATCTCCACCGAAGCCCGCATGGACATGGAAAAACTGTTCGACGGCAAGGTGTATCTGGAGGTCTGGATCAAGGTCAAGAGCGGCTGGGCCGACAACGAAGCCGGCCTGCGCGCCTACGGCTACGAATAA
- the earP gene encoding elongation factor P maturation arginine rhamnosyltransferase EarP, which yields MRTITSWDIFCCVVDNYGDIGVCWRLARQLTQEHGHTVRLWVDDLRAFEKLCPAVDVAAEAQRVSGVDIRHWGDDAQVAALLAADAHPTPHNVVVGAFACAVPELILQGMAARAAQGTAPVWINLEYLSAENWVAEFHALPSPHPSGQTRHFFFPGFARNTGGVLRESHLGAQRTTFNTSPAAHQALWHRLGVDDLMRDNPNALRVSLFAYANPALPTLVAQWEASPEPVICLVPEGLAATQIAELLGNTGASKTGARWTRGQLTVAVVPFVPQEHYDPLLWACDINFVRGEDSFVRAQWALQPFVWHIYPQSDDVHLTKLDAFLARYTPALAETDANTLIAFWHAWNGAPASLNWAEFAAIAPRLRVRSITWEQSLMQLGDLAANLVAFCEKQVK from the coding sequence ATGCGCACCATCACCTCCTGGGATATTTTCTGCTGCGTCGTCGACAACTATGGCGACATCGGCGTGTGCTGGCGCCTGGCCCGGCAGCTCACGCAGGAGCACGGCCACACCGTACGGCTGTGGGTCGACGATCTGCGCGCGTTCGAGAAACTCTGCCCCGCCGTTGATGTGGCTGCCGAGGCGCAGCGCGTCTCGGGTGTCGATATCCGCCACTGGGGCGACGATGCCCAGGTCGCCGCGCTGCTCGCCGCGGATGCGCACCCCACGCCGCATAACGTGGTGGTTGGGGCCTTTGCGTGTGCCGTCCCAGAGCTCATTCTGCAGGGCATGGCCGCGCGGGCAGCTCAGGGCACGGCGCCTGTCTGGATCAACCTGGAATATCTCAGTGCAGAAAATTGGGTGGCCGAATTCCACGCGCTGCCATCGCCACATCCAAGCGGGCAGACCAGACATTTCTTCTTTCCGGGCTTTGCACGCAACACAGGCGGCGTACTGCGCGAATCGCACCTCGGCGCGCAGCGCACGACGTTCAACACCAGCCCGGCAGCACATCAGGCGTTGTGGCATCGCCTTGGGGTCGACGACCTGATGCGCGACAACCCCAACGCACTGCGCGTGAGCCTATTTGCGTACGCCAACCCAGCCCTGCCGACGCTGGTTGCCCAATGGGAGGCCTCCCCGGAGCCTGTGATCTGTCTGGTGCCCGAGGGCTTGGCCGCCACGCAAATCGCCGAGTTGCTCGGTAACACCGGTGCCTCCAAAACAGGCGCACGCTGGACACGCGGCCAACTGACCGTCGCCGTGGTGCCGTTTGTGCCGCAAGAACACTACGACCCCCTGCTGTGGGCGTGCGACATCAACTTTGTGCGCGGCGAGGATTCCTTCGTACGCGCCCAATGGGCGCTGCAGCCCTTTGTCTGGCACATCTACCCGCAAAGCGACGATGTGCACCTCACCAAGCTGGACGCCTTTCTGGCCCGCTATACACCAGCGCTGGCGGAAACCGACGCCAACACCCTCATCGCCTTCTGGCACGCATGGAATGGTGCGCCCGCGTCACTCAACTGGGCGGAATTTGCCGCCATTGCCCCCCGCCTGCGCGTACGGTCCATCACCTGGGAGCAAAGCTTGATGCAACTGGGTGATCTCGCCGCGAATTTGGTAGCTTTTTGCGAAAAACAGGTAAAATAG
- the efp gene encoding elongation factor P — translation MKIAQELRAGNVFMWGPPGKAQEALVVLKTEYSRSGRQGAVVKMKYKNLLNGAGGEWVFSADDKLDQVILDKKEAEYSYFDGTMYVFMDPVSYEQYNVEPAAMGSALNYLQDGMKVEVTFYNENAISVELPTTVVREIVYTEPAVKGDTSSGKVLKAARINDNEEFTIMVPLFCNIGEKIEIDTRTDEYKSRAK, via the coding sequence TTGAAAATCGCGCAAGAACTCCGCGCTGGCAACGTGTTCATGTGGGGCCCTCCCGGCAAGGCCCAAGAGGCGTTGGTTGTGCTCAAGACCGAGTACAGCCGCTCCGGCCGCCAAGGCGCTGTTGTCAAAATGAAGTACAAGAACCTGCTGAACGGTGCTGGTGGCGAATGGGTGTTCAGCGCCGACGACAAGCTGGATCAGGTCATCCTGGACAAGAAGGAAGCCGAATACTCGTACTTCGACGGCACGATGTACGTGTTCATGGACCCGGTCAGCTACGAGCAGTACAACGTTGAGCCGGCCGCCATGGGCAGCGCGCTGAACTACCTGCAAGACGGCATGAAGGTCGAAGTGACGTTCTACAACGAGAACGCCATCTCGGTGGAACTGCCGACCACGGTTGTCCGCGAAATCGTCTACACGGAACCGGCCGTCAAGGGCGACACGTCGTCGGGCAAGGTGCTGAAGGCCGCGCGCATCAACGACAACGAAGAATTCACGATCATGGTGCCGCTGTTCTGCAACATCGGCGAAAAGATCGAAATCGACACGCGTACGGACGAGTACAAGAGCCGCGCCAAGTAA
- the nagZ gene encoding beta-N-acetylhexosaminidase, which translates to MNSTAKTQKRPGPIVLDVAGLQLGPDDVRRIAHPLTGGVILFARNFESRAQLTALTQAIRAIRDDVLICIDHEGGRVQRAKTDGFTHLPAMGALGRLWDRDVLAATRAATACGYVLAAELRACDIDLSFTPVLDLDYGTSSVIGDRAFHRDPRVVTMLANHLTLGLRLAGMANCGKHFPGHGYVQADSHVAVPVDDRPLEAILNDDAQPYGWMGLGLQSVMPAHVIYSAVDPNPAGFSRFWLQDMLRAHFNFDGVIFSDDLSMEGASVAGSVVDGARAALAAGCDMVLICNAPDKADRLLGELDVAMGKASQRRVRRLFGGRAIKDWSKLQQQSAYKQALRTLREGRLIA; encoded by the coding sequence ATGAATTCCACAGCAAAGACGCAGAAACGCCCCGGTCCGATCGTTCTCGACGTGGCAGGCCTTCAACTCGGGCCTGACGATGTCCGCCGCATCGCGCATCCGCTGACGGGGGGCGTGATCCTGTTCGCCCGCAACTTCGAATCGCGCGCGCAACTGACGGCGCTCACGCAGGCGATCCGCGCCATTCGCGACGACGTGCTGATCTGTATCGACCACGAGGGCGGCCGCGTGCAGCGCGCGAAGACCGATGGTTTCACGCACCTGCCGGCCATGGGCGCTCTGGGCCGACTGTGGGACCGCGACGTGCTGGCCGCCACGCGTGCCGCCACCGCATGCGGCTACGTGCTGGCCGCTGAACTGCGCGCGTGTGACATCGACCTGAGTTTCACGCCCGTGCTCGATCTCGACTACGGTACCAGCAGCGTCATTGGCGACCGTGCTTTCCACCGGGATCCGCGCGTCGTGACCATGCTCGCGAACCATCTGACGCTCGGCCTGCGCCTGGCCGGCATGGCCAACTGCGGCAAGCACTTCCCTGGCCACGGCTATGTCCAGGCTGATTCGCACGTTGCCGTGCCGGTGGATGACCGCCCGCTGGAGGCCATCCTGAATGACGACGCCCAGCCCTATGGCTGGATGGGACTCGGCCTGCAATCGGTGATGCCGGCGCACGTCATCTATTCGGCCGTCGATCCGAATCCGGCGGGTTTCTCGCGCTTCTGGCTGCAGGACATGCTGCGCGCCCATTTCAATTTCGACGGCGTGATCTTCAGCGACGATCTGAGCATGGAAGGTGCGAGCGTCGCCGGCTCGGTGGTGGACGGTGCCCGTGCGGCGCTGGCTGCGGGCTGCGACATGGTGCTGATCTGCAATGCGCCGGACAAGGCCGATCGCCTGCTGGGTGAGCTGGATGTGGCGATGGGCAAAGCGTCGCAGCGACGCGTGCGTCGGCTGTTTGGAGGCAGGGCGATCAAGGATTGGTCGAAGCTGCAGCAGCAATCGGCCTACAAGCAGGCGCTGCGTACGCTGCGTGAGGGCAGGCTGATTGCGTAA
- a CDS encoding DUF4845 domain-containing protein, translating into MRIRQAGLKRQSRGITMFGILIGIIVLITAVLPAIRSIPSLMEYQAITRAVKQARERAATRVDVVGAFDKQAAIDDITSLKGEDLEVLDAGGTIQAVHFSYKREIPLYGPIGLVITYSGTQR; encoded by the coding sequence ATGCGGATTCGTCAGGCCGGTCTGAAACGCCAGTCGCGCGGGATTACGATGTTCGGCATCTTGATTGGCATCATCGTGCTGATCACGGCTGTGTTGCCGGCAATCCGGTCCATTCCGAGCCTGATGGAATACCAGGCAATCACCCGTGCCGTGAAGCAGGCGCGCGAGCGGGCTGCCACGCGCGTAGATGTTGTCGGCGCGTTCGACAAGCAGGCCGCCATCGACGACATCACGTCGCTGAAGGGCGAGGACCTGGAAGTGCTGGATGCAGGCGGCACCATTCAGGCAGTGCACTTCTCGTACAAGCGCGAGATCCCGTTGTACGGCCCGATCGGCTTGGTGATTACCTATTCGGGAACCCAGCGTTGA
- the pdxJ gene encoding pyridoxine 5'-phosphate synthase gives MIFHASPGVIDLGINIDHVATLRNARGTTYPDPIAAALLAEEAGADLITLHLREDRRHIKDADVRALRPQLRTRMNLECAVTQEMLDIACDIGPQDVCLVPERRQEVTTEGGLDVVGGFAKVQAACKQLADAGIRVSLFIDPDAAQIEAAAAAGAPVIELHTGRYAEATDDAEVKAELVRIETAVEEGIRWGVRVNAGHGLHYTNVQPIAAIAGIHELNIGHAVVAHAVFAGWQNAVREMKAIMVAARLSSMTPSAAHPGVPV, from the coding sequence ATGATCTTTCATGCTTCGCCGGGCGTTATCGACCTGGGCATCAACATCGACCACGTGGCCACGCTGCGCAACGCGCGCGGCACCACCTATCCGGATCCGATTGCGGCAGCACTGCTGGCGGAAGAGGCGGGCGCTGATCTCATCACGCTGCATCTGCGCGAAGACCGTCGTCATATCAAGGATGCCGACGTACGTGCGCTGCGCCCGCAATTGCGTACGCGCATGAACCTGGAGTGCGCCGTCACGCAGGAGATGCTCGACATCGCCTGCGACATTGGCCCGCAAGACGTGTGTCTCGTGCCGGAGCGCCGGCAGGAGGTGACCACCGAGGGCGGCCTGGATGTGGTGGGCGGCTTTGCCAAGGTGCAGGCAGCGTGCAAACAGCTGGCCGACGCGGGCATCCGCGTGTCGCTGTTCATCGATCCGGATGCGGCACAGATTGAAGCCGCGGCTGCCGCTGGCGCACCCGTCATCGAGCTGCACACTGGCCGCTATGCCGAAGCCACTGACGATGCCGAGGTGAAGGCGGAACTCGTCCGCATCGAAACGGCTGTGGAGGAGGGCATCCGCTGGGGCGTGCGCGTGAATGCTGGCCACGGCCTGCACTATACGAACGTGCAACCCATTGCCGCCATCGCGGGCATCCACGAGCTGAACATCGGCCACGCTGTTGTGGCGCATGCCGTGTTTGCCGGCTGGCAAAACGCGGTGCGCGAGATGAAGGCGATCATGGTGGCGGCGCGCTTGTCGTCCATGACGCCCTCTGCGGCCCATCCGGGCGTGCCCGTATGA